In Longimicrobiales bacterium, a genomic segment contains:
- a CDS encoding outer membrane beta-barrel protein: MIRRLSLFALVAALVPAAASAQRIDSPYRFIEPGQSVGLYAGYVSTGQNPLELGPRSAAVFGARYSIRISGPFKAEATIGFMPSTRDAFAVDTLAGDAQNRSFLVEADAQMLSATAALRFDITGARTWNRLQPFLLAGGGVVVDISSLTEEEEELPVDDRYDFGTSFAGELGAGVELYLTDRLSLRADVRDAFWKLPTPAGFVLAAPRGELSEDEWVSNWVMSAGISVHF; the protein is encoded by the coding sequence ATGATACGCCGTCTTTCTCTGTTTGCCCTGGTTGCCGCGCTGGTGCCCGCTGCCGCATCGGCCCAGCGGATCGATTCCCCGTACCGCTTCATCGAGCCCGGCCAGTCCGTGGGCCTCTACGCGGGCTACGTGTCGACCGGGCAGAACCCGCTGGAGCTGGGTCCCAGGAGTGCCGCGGTGTTCGGTGCGCGCTACTCGATCCGCATCAGCGGTCCGTTCAAGGCCGAGGCGACGATCGGTTTCATGCCGAGCACGCGCGACGCGTTTGCGGTGGACACGCTGGCGGGTGATGCACAGAACCGCTCGTTCCTGGTGGAGGCCGACGCGCAGATGCTGTCGGCGACGGCTGCGCTGCGCTTCGACATCACGGGTGCCCGCACGTGGAACCGGCTGCAGCCGTTTCTGCTCGCGGGCGGCGGTGTTGTGGTCGACATCTCCTCGCTGACGGAGGAGGAGGAGGAGCTGCCGGTCGACGACCGCTACGATTTCGGCACGAGTTTCGCCGGTGAGCTGGGAGCCGGCGTCGAGCTGTACCTCACGGATCGTCTGTCGCTGCGCGCGGATGTGCGCGACGCCTTCTGGAAGCTGCCGACACCAGCGGGATTCGTCCTTGCGGCGCCGCGCGGCGAGCTTTCGGAAGACGAGTGGGTCAGCAACTGGGTGATGTCGGCGGGAATCTCTGTGCATTTCTGA
- a CDS encoding nicotinate phosphoribosyltransferase has product MKTPAHGPPPPLRPAVRLDPAIFQLPVERMREGYYSDKYFVYARDILRAHDRQTVVTMQVFQKKHAWLGGTDEAIAILKQCLSKGYAWTDLEVLSLRDGDEVTPREPVMHITGPYEAFAHLETLYLGVLSRRTKVATNTRRVVVAAWPKPVMFFPARHDHWLVQTGDGYAAHIAGAIGVSTDAQASWWGSRGIGTVPHALIAAYDGDTVRATEAFAEVVDPDVNIIALVDFDNDSVKTSLDVARALGDRLWGVRLDTSETMVDRSILPMMGSFKPTGVIPRLVHNVRDALDAEGFEHVRIVASGGFDDGKIAEFEKAGVPVDSYGVGSFLLRDRYDFTADVVKVEGRQVAKAGRRYVENPRLERVE; this is encoded by the coding sequence ATGAAGACACCTGCCCACGGCCCGCCGCCGCCGCTGCGGCCCGCCGTGCGGCTCGATCCGGCGATCTTCCAACTCCCGGTCGAGCGCATGCGCGAGGGGTACTACTCCGACAAGTACTTCGTGTACGCCCGCGACATCCTGCGCGCGCACGACCGGCAGACGGTCGTCACGATGCAGGTCTTCCAGAAGAAGCACGCCTGGCTGGGGGGCACGGACGAGGCGATCGCGATCCTGAAGCAGTGCCTGAGCAAGGGGTACGCCTGGACGGACCTCGAGGTACTGTCACTGCGCGACGGCGACGAGGTCACACCTCGTGAGCCGGTCATGCACATCACCGGCCCGTACGAGGCTTTTGCGCACCTCGAGACGCTGTACCTGGGCGTGCTGTCCCGTCGTACAAAGGTGGCGACCAATACCCGACGCGTGGTTGTCGCGGCCTGGCCGAAGCCGGTGATGTTCTTCCCTGCGCGGCACGATCACTGGCTGGTGCAGACGGGCGACGGCTACGCCGCCCACATCGCCGGGGCGATCGGCGTCTCGACGGATGCACAGGCGTCCTGGTGGGGCTCGCGCGGCATTGGTACGGTGCCGCACGCGCTGATCGCCGCCTACGACGGGGACACCGTGCGGGCGACGGAGGCCTTCGCGGAGGTCGTGGATCCGGACGTGAACATCATTGCGCTGGTCGATTTCGACAACGACTCGGTGAAAACGTCGCTGGATGTCGCGCGCGCCCTGGGTGATCGCCTCTGGGGCGTGCGGCTGGATACCTCCGAGACCATGGTGGACCGTTCGATCCTGCCGATGATGGGGTCATTCAAGCCGACGGGCGTGATTCCGCGGCTCGTGCACAACGTGCGTGACGCGCTCGACGCCGAGGGTTTCGAGCACGTGCGGATCGTTGCGTCGGGGGGCTTCGACGACGGCAAGATCGCGGAGTTCGAAAAAGCGGGCGTGCCGGTGGACTCGTACGGCGTCGGTTCGTTCCTGCTGCGGGACCGCTACGATTTCACGGCGGACGTCGTGAAGGTGGAGGGGCGGCAGGTCGCGAAGGCGGGACGTCGCTACGTGGAGAATCCGCGGCTGGAGCGGGTGGAGTAG